A genomic region of Aspergillus oryzae RIB40 DNA, chromosome 1 contains the following coding sequences:
- a CDS encoding serine hydrolase domain-containing protein (predicted protein): protein MKPSILSATNLQKTSSPCLGSQRPSAINTPRVLTTNDQGSFRYTKAFGDDTADIADTDAVHWIASLTKFVTTIAVMQCVEKGQLDLDSDIGKVLPEWQDPQILTGFNEKDEPIFRPATKAITLRQVVFILRPYGMAYVFMHPLLTRYQQLQGERPLIQQTVKESYHPFLLFEPGKRWLYSPSLDWAGVAVERVTSMKLGEYMKRHIFDVVSANDITFHLDQREDLRARKAKNWQRVGQSLEEEKNPVMPNPVAEGQGGGGLYATVNEMLKIYHGVLTEKLLRPETIKIMFQPQLENNVGLDKPDEYPVFVRNAIWNAVPSDVSVSFGLGGLVNIAAVPERRGVNSLTWSGIPNCYWVSQSVLNEMKVLAHSWVNLVDRY, encoded by the exons ATGAAACCGTCAATTCTCTCCGCCACCAATCTGCAGAAGACAAGCAGCCCCTGCCTCGGGTCAC AACGTCCAAGTGCTATCAATACGCCACGAGTGCTAACAACCAACGATCAAGGGTCCTTCCGCTATACCAAGGCTTTTGGCGATGACACTGCGGACATTGCGGACACTGATGCCGTACATTGGATCGCCTCCCTCACGAAGTTTGTGACTACCATTGCTGTGATGCAGTGTGTGGAGAAAGGGCAACTAGACCTAGATTCCGACATAGGTAAAGTGCTACCGGAGTGGCAAGATCCCCAGATCTTAACGGGGTtcaatgagaaggatgagccCATCTTTCGACCGGCCACCAAGGCCATTACCCTTCGGCAAGTAGTCTTCATACTGCGTCCTTA TGGCATGGCATATGTGTTCATGCACCCGCTTCTTACTCGTTACCAACAACTGCAGGGCGAACGGCCGTTGATCCAGCAGACAGTT AAAGAGTCGTATCACCCTTTCCTGCTGTTCGAACCTGGCAAGCGCTGGCTGTATTCACCAAGCCTTGATTGGGCCGGGGTCGCG GTCGAGCGGGTCACGTCCATGAAGCTTGGGGAATACATGAAACGCCATATATTCGACGTCGTTTCGGCCAACGACATTACCTTTCATCTCGACCAACGAGAGGACCTTCGCGCGCGGAAGGCCAAGAACTGGCAGAGAGTCGGTCAGAgcctggaagaggaaaagaatcCTGTAATGCCCAACCCCGTTGCAGAAGGGcaaggtggtggtggtctcTACGCGACAGTCAACGAGATGCTCAAGATCTACCACGGCGTTCTTACCGAGAAGCTGCTCCGACCGGAGACTATCAAGATCATGTTCCAGCCTCAATTGGAAAATAACGTTGGCCTCGACAAACCGGACGAGTACCCAGTATTTGTCCGAAATGCAATCTGGAATGCTGTGCCAAGTGACGTGTCTGTCAGCTTTGGGCTTGGTGGTCTTGTTAATATCGCTGCTGTCCCTGAGCGACGTGGAGTGAATTCACTCACCTGGTCCGGTATACCTAATTGTTACTGGGTAAGTCAATCAGTGCTAAATGAGATGAAGGTTCTCGCTCACTCTTGGGTTAATTTAGTGGATCGATATTGA
- a CDS encoding glycoside hydrolase family 3 protein (beta-glucosidase-related glycosidases), producing MGSHGEYTFNDAITDVKAGQSLVETTQILLSQLTKEERLSLLDGDVEFWPGLRSILCDRYNRTPYVHGAIPRKHIPGIKFTDGPRGVVMGSSTAFPVPMARGATWDVELERRVGDAIGREAKAQGANYFAGVCVNLPRHPAWGRIQETYGEDPLLLGEFGLALTQSVQKHVMACVKHYALNSMENARFRVDVSVEEAVLHEVYLAHFRRIVEGGVAAVMSSYNSVNGEWAGQNRHLLTEILRDQWGFDGLVMSDFIFGLRDAAASVKNGLDIEAPFRQQRARKLPRALESGELDWKYVDRACERILRKQIEFTVRTEDSQPSRDVVFCDEHRALAREVAARSMVLLKNDTVDGKAVLPLQAESLSRVAVVGRLANIANTGDKGSSQVFPPGVVTPLDGIKAALPGTEVLFADSVAKAEQLASQVDVVICIVGYTHEDEGEYVVPALQDNPALRDTLPPATTAEERETLDIFEGNSDKGGNGGIKAGAGGDRNSLRLREEDEKLIPAVTAHNPRTIVSVITAGAVIMESWKDRVPALLISWYSGSEGGHGLGDVLLGKVDASGRLPFSIPTSEAYLPFFNRNAAEIYYDRWFGQHMLDKLGVKAEFPLGFGLSYTTFAVDNIIAESVDKESIQVAVNVQNTGRRPGRFIAQAYAVTNIPDFPTRVLLGFAPVDLDVGQKTKMRFLASTRPLQQWKAGTFTLRTNQIQLQVASFAGDGGAVSTNVSFV from the coding sequence ATGGGATCCCACGGAGAGTATACATTCAACGACGCCATCACCGACGTCAAAGCTGGCCAGTCTCTGGTCGAAACAACGCAAATACTTCTATCCCAACTGACAAAAGAGGAACGCCTTTCCCTCCTCGATGGCGACGTCGAATTCTGGCCCGGTTTACGCTCGATTCTATGCGACCGCTACAACCGAACTCCATACGTCCATGGAGCGATCCCCCGGAAACACATCCCGGGGATCAAGTTCACTGACGGCCCCAGGGGCGTGGTCATGGGAAGTTCGACGGCCTTCCCAGTCCCCATGGCTCGGGGCGCCACTTGGGATGTTGAGTTGGAGCGTCGCGTGGGGGATGCCATTGGTCGCGAAGCCAAAGCCCAAGGCGCCAACTACTTCGCCGGCGTCTGCGTGAATCTTCCGCGGCATCCCGCGTGGGGTCGCATTCAAGAGACCTACGGGGAGGATCCGCTTCTTCTGGGAGAATTCGGATTGGCGCTGACGCAGAGTGTGCAGAAACATGTAATGGCGTGTGTGAAGCACTATGCGTTGAACTCGATGGAGAATGCGCGGTTTCGCGTCGACGTGAGTGTGGAGGAGGCGGTATTGCATGAAGTCTACCTGGCGCATTTCCGACGCATTGTTGAGGGGGGTGTGGCGGCCGTAATGTCGTCGTATAATTCTGTCAATGGCGAATGGGCTGGGCAGAACCGACATTTGCTGACAGAGATTCTACGGGATCAGTGGGGATTCGATGGGTTAGTGATGTCCGATTTCATCTTCGGCTTACGTGACGCGGCAGCATCTGTCAAGAATGGACTGGACATCGAGGCCCCGTTCAGACAACAGAGAGCTAGGAAGCTTCCACGGGCTTTAGAATCTGGAGAGCTGGACTGGAAATATGTCGATCGAGCTTGTGAGAGGATCCTTCGGAAGCAGATCGAGTTTACCGTGCGTACGGAAGATAGCCAACCCAGCCGAGATGTGGTGTTCTGCGATGAGCACCGAGCACTGGCGCGTGAGGTCGCTGCTCGGTCTATGGTCCTCTTAAAGAATGACACTGTCGATGGCAAGGCTGTTCTTCCACTTCAGGCCGAATCTTTGTCTCGTGTTGCCGTGGTTGGTCGCCTAGCGAACATTGCCAACACAGGGGATAAGGGATCGTCCCAAGTGTTTCCGCCTGGGGTAGTCACGCCACTCGACGGCATCAAAGCAGCGCTGCCAGGTACAGAAGTCCTTTTTGCGGATTCAGTTGCTAAAGCCGAGCAGCTTGCTTCCCAGGTCGACGTGGTGATCTGCATTGTGGGCTACACCCATGAGGACGAAGGCGAGTACGTTGTGCCTGCTCTTCAGGATAATCCAGCCCTGCGGGACACGCTTCCACCTGCGACTACCGCGGAAGAGCGCGAGACTCTCGATATCTTTGAGGGTAATTCCGATAAAGGAGGCAATGGCGGGATCAAGGCTGGCGCTGGTGGCGATCGGAACTCGCTAAGACTCcgcgaggaggatgagaagttgATACCCGCAGTCACTGCCCACAATCCCCGTACAATTGTGTCTGTCATTACTGCGGGTGCCGTGATTATGGAGTCATGGAAAGATAGAGTGCCCGCCCTCCTGATTAGCTGGTACAGTGGTAGTGAAGGTGGGCATGGTCTTGGGGACGTGCTTCTGGGAAAGGTCGATGCGAGTGGCAGGCTTCCGTTCTCCATTCCGACGAGTGAGGCGTATCTGCCCTTCTTTAATCGAAATGCAGCTGAGATCTACTATGACCGGTGGTTTGGGCAGCATATGCTCGATAAGCTAGGGGTCAAGGCCGAGTTTCCACTCGGATTTGGGCTGTCGTACACAACATTTGCGGTAGACAATATAATCGCCGAGAGTGTCGATAAGGAGTCCATTCAAGTTGCAGTCAATGTACAGAACACTGGGCGCAGACCTGGGCGGTTCATCGCACAGGCATATGCCGTGACAAATATTCCAGATTTCCCAACTCGCGTGCTGCTTGGCTTTGCCCCTGTGGACCTGGATGTCGGGCAGAAGACTAAGATGAGATTCTTGGCTTCTACCAGGCCGTTACAGCAATGGAAAGCGGGCACGTTCACCCTCCGGACGAACCAAATTCAACTGCAAGTGGCATCATTTGCTGGTGATGGAGGTGCTGTAAGCACGAATGTGTCTTTTGTCTAG
- a CDS encoding uncharacterized protein (predicted protein) has product MRLQYINLKMNPVAPTSRSSAAYPRKRAVTACQVCRSRRTKCDQKKPRCSFCEKTGAECVFDPTALSTFDPASLAILDRLEALEQKTDSFQQQQQPVPALVPFPTLNPNNDSSTAYTIAKEPQHPESLLPENLDTVLKWPILQDVNYQMTQSPDIPNPSSDNASPAQPSPDGDELNPKITNAYLDNFFAHVHLKNPVLDEPYIRRLVLCANRAITGPLLAPSISAEDLRIGRMPVSNSWAKPPRQAHQLKKASTGHRGSLNESSGWELGLPDFGTRISLEPPQRFPTLPLTDDEEILRAWYFYLSEIWLWRLETEIRKDMTTRLSELSNNSLSDLADISEIYKQHLVACLHSLPSTVSISDPPCQTPETDVLRFILQGRSIYVNELITWPYIAYAVNDVHLGHTAHGWVSKGLQIHLERLEVNQAGFYHCHHGTWLMIPTSARSACILLAVARSSMRDLLPGGWKEAVEATVKMLEFWQSDVEGLAALASFLRYLLSHVA; this is encoded by the exons ATGAGGTTGCAGTACATAAACCTGAAGATGAACCCAGTAGCTCCCACTAGTAGAAGCAGCGCGGCCTATCCACGCAAAAGAGCTGTCACTGCCTGCCAGGTGTGCCGTTCCAGACGCACCAAATGcgaccaaaagaaaccccGCTGTTCATTCTGCGAAAAAACCGGCGCCGAATGTGTCTTCGATCCCACAGCGTTGTCTACATTTGACCCGGCAAGCCTCGCAATTCTCGACCGTCTAGAGGCCCTTGaacagaagactgattcgtttcaacagcaacaacagccagTCCCAGCTCTGGTCCCTTTCCCCACACTCAATCCCAATAATGATTCGAGTACCGCGTATACGATCGCCAAAGAGCCTCAGCACCCGGAGAGCTTGCTTCCAGAAAATCTTGATACTGTCCTGAAGTGGCCGATCTTACAGGATGTAAATTACCAAATGACCCAAAGCCCTGATATTCCCAATCCATCAAGTGATAACGCCTCGCCCGCTCAACCCTCCCCGGACGGCGATGAGCTGAATCCGAAGATCACCAACGCATACCTGGACAATTTCTTTGCCCACGTTCATCTGAAGAACCCAGTACTTGACGAGCCGTATATTCGACGCCTTGTTC TCTGTGCAAACAGAGCGATCACCGGCCCTCTATTAGCCCCATCCATATCCGCCGAAGATCTGC GCATTGGCCGTATGCCAGTTTCAAATTCATGGGCGAAGCCACCCAGACAGGCACaccagctgaagaaagcatCTACTGGTCATCGTGGAAGCCTGAACGAGAGCTCCGGGTGGGAGCTAGGCCTCCCTGATTTTGGAACGCGAATATCCTTAGAACCGCCCCAGCGTTTTCCCACTTTACCCCTTACagatgacgaggagattCTCCGCGCGTGGTACTTCTACCTCTCCGAAATCTGGCTCTGGCGGCTCGAGACGGAGATTAGGAAAGACATGACTACCCGCCTATCTGAGCTAAGCAATAATAGCCTCAGTGACCTGGCAGACATCAGTGAGATTTATAAACAACACCTGGTCGCCTGTCTTCATTCCCTGCCATCGACGGTTAGCATCTCCGATCCTCCTTGCCAGACTCCCGAAACGGATGTCCTTCGGTTCATCCTCCAAGGTCGATCAATATATGTCAATGAATTGATTACTTGGCCATACATCGCATACGCTGTGAATGACGTACATTTGGGACACACTGCGCATGGATGGGTCTCAAAAGGCCTTCAGATCCATCTGGAGAGATTGGAAGTCAACCAGGCTGGATTTTATCACTGCCACCATGGAACCTGGTTGATGATCCCGACGTCTGCCAGAAGTGCGTGTATTCTACTCGCTGTTGCGAGGTCTAGTATGCGCGATCTTCTACCTGGTGGTTGGAAGGAGGCGGTGGAGGCTACGGTTAAGATGCTCGAGTTTTGGCAATCGGATGTTGAGGGTCTGGCTGCTTTGGCTTCCTTTTTGCGGTATCTGTTGTCCCATGTTGCTTAA
- a CDS encoding FAD-dependent monooxygenase (predicted protein): protein MCRPRDVESVGSNLERHLSAFEPWTAKVLRVLQKLLMNQSARMEDKLPMWVYVPARCSLTPFPTIIADIRNSFYVHPLYEAILDFKCGQALTGPRIVSTQGGCIRCRPCLAIYKHPLEHDGADSAEIIEQFSASTRQTELSQTLCAGEMAVSMASTIRGQYPPSGLSILIAGGGIGGLTFAIEAYRKGHDVRLIEKRANFDGYGDLLLIECNALHSIKHWPGFYERLQTISYKTQRNIKKYDGTWVGTWPLGDGKDISMAFNRSELHNALWEYVQELGIRVDFSTTVEDYFETDEAGGVVLADGKKLTADIVVAADGVGSKAWSLVLGKKDVPISSGFACYRATFPSGPALENPIIAKEFEGYVDRACIHVGPGAHIAVGKTTRQICYMLTHRKGVILTPPTQIRACIMRPENGIPPPGEIPQHRLGCGSEESGYFQQDNG from the exons ATGTGTCGACCTCGGGATGTGGAGAGCGTCGGGTCCAATTTGGAACGCCACCTCTCCGCATTTGAACCCTGGACAGCAAAGGTTCTTCGCGTTTTGCAGAAATTACTTATGAATCAATCGGCTAGAATGGAAGACAAACTGCCGATGTGGGTCTACGTCCCTGCGAGGTGTTCCTTGACCCCCTTCCCAACCATAATCGCGGATATCAGAAATTCATTCTATGTTCACCCCCTTTACGAAGCTATTCTTGAT TTCAAGTGTGGTCAAGCCCTTACCGGCCCGAGGATTGTTTCAACCCAGGGAGGCTGCATACGATGTAGGCCATGTCTCGCTATTTATAAGCATCCTCTAGAG CACGATGGCGCTGACTCAGCGGAA ATCATCGAACAATTCAGCGCATCAACTCGACAAACCGAATTATCACAGACACTTTGTGCAGGAGAAATGGCAGTTTCAATGGCATCTACCATTAGGGGTCAATACCCCCCTAGTGGATTGTCCATCCTCATTGCGGGAGGTGGCATTGGTGGCCTCACGTTTGCGATCGAGGCATATCGTAAGGGCCATGATGTCCGCCTCATAGAAAAGCGCGCAAACTTTGACGGTTACG GCGATCTTCTGTTGATAGAATGCAACGCCCTCCACAGTATCAAGCATTGGCCCGGGTTTTATGAGCGATTGCAGACCATCTCATACAAGACCCAGCGAAACATCAAGAAGTATGACGGGACATGGGTTGGAACCTGGCCGCTAGGTGACGGGAAAGACATCTCAATGGCCTTCAACCGATCTGAGCTTCACAATGCTCTGTGGGAGTATGTCCAAGAGCTAGGCATTCGTGTTGATTTCTCGACTACCGTTGAGGACTACTTCGAAACGGATGAGGCAGGTGGCGTTGTTCTTGCCGATGGGAAGAAGCTTACAGCCGACATTGTCGTTGCCGCTGATGGCGTCGGTTCTAAAGCATGGTCTTTAGTCttgggaaagaaagacgTTCCCATCAGCTCTGGATTTGCTTGTTACAGGGCAACCTTTCCTAGTGGACCAGCGCTAGAGAATCCAATCATTGCCAAGGAGTTTGAAGGTTACGTCGATCGTGCCTGCATTCATGTAGGTCCTGGGGCACATATAGCCGTGGGAAAAACCACAAGACAGATTTGCTATATGCTGACACACAGG AAAGGTGTTATACTGACCCCGCCTACACAGATTCGAGCGTGTATCATGCGCCCAGAAAATGGGATTCCACCACCGGGAGAAATTCCACAACACCGACTGGGATGCGGTAGCGAAGAATCCGGATATTTTCAGCAAGACAACGGCTAA
- a CDS encoding uncharacterized protein (predicted protein), whose protein sequence is MSGFRHAFSMTRKEVRDAVPPGTISLSIYSQESAGRTHLKNNGELVLSPQPSEDPMDPLNWPSWRKFTVLLLMSLYAAIGNFTSGSISSAFPLYATPMAFNPPVSIGKLGHLVAFFFIFENSCFVSLLPAFSWGLASLQPTQGFYTVFICIGPVLGGIAGGYIAGNLGLAWIHWINVILSGILLVACFFLVPETLYVREVPQATDPALDNGGKDEDAASSVKIEDITRNRTTSGSYTELTFLRSLKLYTYHGNLFQNFISPWLTLRLPGVWLVMLWYAGLVGGVVTISTVGPTLAAQPPYLWGNNAGLILVGGIIGALIGAVATALTADRIVTTKKTLQGEENMESEARLPIALPGLVLATTGLWTFGFCAQASNPHMWIGMQFGLGMLSFGLMQAPSIGFNYLPGYQIEQTFTRTGDISVYRAWC, encoded by the exons ATGAGTGGATTTCGGCACGCCTTTTCTATGACACGGAAGGAGGTACGGGATGCCGTACCTCCTGGGACTATCTCCCTGTCAA TTTACTCCCAAGAGTCCGCTGGTCGCACGCATCTCAAAAATAATGGCGAACTGGTTCTGTCTCCTCAGCCGTCGGAGGACCCAATGGATCCGTTGAATTGGCCAAGTTGGCGCAAGTTCACCGTTCTTCTGCTCATGTCGCTGTATGCCGCCATTGGAAATTTTACTTCTGGCTCAATTTCCAGTGCCTTTCCCTTATATGCCACTCCGATGGCTTTCAATCCCCCTGTTTCTATTGGGAAGCTGGGTCATCTCGTTGCG ttcttctttatttttgagAATTCGTGTTTCG TCTCCTTGCTGCCCGCTTTTTCATGGGGGTTGGCGTCGCTCCAGCCGACACAA GGGTTTTATACGGTTTTCATCTGCATAGGCCCCGTTCTAGGAGGTATTGCCGGTGGTTACATTGCCGGAAACCTGGGCCTGGCATGGATCCATTGGATCAATGTGATATTGTCCGGTATTCTACTAGTCGCCtgtttcttcctcgtccCGGAGACGCTCTATGTTCGTGAGGTCCCTCAAGCCACAGACCCTGCTTTGGACAATGGCgggaaagatgaggatgcAGCAAGTTCGGTCAAAATTGAAGATATTACGCGGAATCGAACTACGAGTGGTAGTTATACGGAACTTACTTTCCTCCGCTCACTTAAGCTATACACCTACCATGGAAACCTTTTCCAGAATTTCATTTCGCCGTGGTTGACACTGCGTCTTCCCGGGGTATGGCTAGTGATGCTATGGTATGCAGGACTGGTCGGTGGAGTTGTGACAATATCGACAGTCGGCCCAACGCTCGCTGCCCAGCCGCCATATCTGTGGGGAAACAACGCCGGTCTCATCTTGGTTGGCGGTATTATCGGAGCATTAATTGGAGCAGTGGCTACGGCACTCACCGCAGATCGAATTGTCACCACGAAAAAGACATTGCAGGGTGAAGAAAACATGGAGTCAGAGGCTCGCTTGCCAATTGCACTTCCGGGACTTGTTCTTGCAACAACGGGTTTATGGACcttcggcttctgcgccCAGGCCTCGAATCCACATATGTGGATTGGGATGCAGTTTGGGCTGGGAATGCTGTCCTTTGGTCTCATGCAGGCACCATCTATTGGTTTCAATTAT CTGCCTGGATACCAAATTGAACAGACTTTCACCAGAACAGGGGATATCTCTGTTTATCGGGCCTGGTGTTGA
- the ayg1 gene encoding heptaketide hydrolyase ayg1 (predicted protein) encodes MPNWILGNKFDTIYPHKGSIKTLWETRWKFACQKGVYPFHDGSFEDFEPIFQKLISENINDASTDEYTSTFFPIASDLESQASQALDSGKPDDAIDLFRRAAVVYRISRFPYVDITQPNSIKRAAFERQKQVYLKAASRWDPPIKEVIIPHSSRGRNDGQEIPIYTRIPRTARPDNPVPVVFIMTGLDGYRPDNSQRTHKIIGRGWAVVIAEIPGTADSPADPADPSSPDRLWDSVFAYMATQPMLDMSQVVLWGLSAGGFYAIRAAHTHASRLRGAIAHGAGCHYFLDKEWLSRVDDHEYPFSCVETFVLRRFKGHALIICRIMPGWTKKYGYDDTEVFVQEARKKFSLVETGIVDRPSCRLLLLNGVADGITPIEDSLLLFNHGSPKEGRFFEGLPHMGYPDSLPVAYRWLEDLLPCEPKQKN; translated from the exons ATGCCTAATTGGATTCTCGGGAATAAGTTTGATACTATCTATCCACACAAGGGCTCTATCAAGACTCTGTGGGAAACGCGTTGGAAATTTGCA TGTCAGAAAGGAGTTTATCCTTTTCATGATGGATCGTTTGAGGACTTTGAACCAATATTCCAAAAGCTTATTTCA GAAAACATCAATGATGCCAGCACGGATGAGTATACGTCTACATTCTTTCCTATTGCATCGGACTTAGAATCACAAGCTTCGCAGGCCTTGGACTCTGGCAAACCAGACGACGCAATCGACCTGTTTCGCCGAGCCGCGGTAGTCTATCGGATTTCACGCTTCCCCTATGTCGACATAACCCAGCCAAACTCCATCAAGCGAGCCGCATTCGAGCGTCAAAAGCAGGTTTACCTGAAAGCCGCCTCTCGCTGGGATCCACCGATCAAGGAAGTTATCATCCCGCACAGCAGTCGCGGTAGAAATGACGGCCAAGAGATCCCGATTTACACTCGCATACCTAGAACTGCTCGGCCTGATAACCCCGTTCCCGTCGTCTTTATTATGACCGGCCTAGATGGATACAGACCGGATAACAGCCAGCGGACTCACAAGATTATCGGCCGTGGATGGGCTGTCGTCATCGCGGAAATCCCAGGTACAGCGGATTCGCCTGCCGATCCTGCTGACCCATCCTCTCCTGATCGTCTTTGGGACAGCGTCTTTGCATATATGGCGACACAGCCGATGCTGGACATGAGTCAGGTTGTGCTCTGGGGGCTCAGCGCTGGAGGTTTCTACGCCATCCGAGCCGCTCATACGCACGCAAGCCGACTCCGTGGGGCCATTGCACACGGCGCGGGATGTCACTATTTTCTGGATAAAGAGTGGCTTAGTCGTGTGGATGATCATGAGTATCCTTTTTCGTGCGTTGAGACTTTCGTCCTACGGAGATTCAAGGGGCATGCGCTAATAATTTGCAGAATCATGCCAGGGTGGACAAAGAAATACGGCTACGATGATACTGAAGTCTTTGTGCAAGAGGCACGAAAGAAGTTCTCGCTGGTGGAAACGGGGATTGTTGATCGTCCTAGTTGCCGATTGCTTTTGTTAAAT GGTGTCGCCGACGGTATCACGCCAATTGAAGATTCTTTGCTGCTCTTTAATCATGGTAGCCCTAAGGAGGGAAG GTTTTTTGAAGGTTTACCCCATATGGGGTACCCCGACAGCTTGCCTGTCGCTTATAGATGGCTGGAAGATCTTCTACCCTGTGAACCAAAGCAGAAAAACTAG
- a CDS encoding uncharacterized protein (predicted protein) → MTDNKWYWNHDAPFYAHWTYQRSPDGVTGKWFRFLVTAASREDAKTFFRGVEKYAKLKDANIVSVKAINLAWWTYDISGGDGWNIMRLVQNIDQMKASAYGDIDELHNSRGKILISILNDADGGSRSWPILPTQDVSLSDYQHDRPPRLGCPALSFCRIF, encoded by the exons ATGACGGATAACAAATGGTACTGGAATCACGATGCACCTTTTTATGCTCATTGGACATATCAACGCAGCCCAGATGGTGTCACGGGCAAATGGTTTCGATTTCTCGTGACAGCTGCCTCACGCGAGGACGCAAAGACTTTCTTCCGGGGCGTGGAAAAGTACGCCAAACTAAAGGACGCAAACATAGTTTCCGTCAAGGCCATTAACTTGGCTTGGTGGACCTACGATATCAGCGGTGGTGACGGCTGGAATATTATGAGACTTGTCCAAAACATCGACCAGATGAAGGCATCTGCTTATGGGGATATTGATGAATTGCACAACAGCCGGGGCAAGATTCTCATTTCTATTTTGAACGATGCCGACGGTGGTAGCAGGTCCTGGCCAATACTTCCTACTCAAGATGTATCTCTCAGTGACTATCAACATG ATCGACCCCCAAGACTGGGATGTCCTGCTCTGTCCTTTTGTCGAATATTTTAA
- a CDS encoding uncharacterized protein (predicted protein), whose protein sequence is MGDAQKASRPGPNVLSQVLFPTHPHKLSDEQVWAIVCRWHGIRSPFALYSDPTIHNIYLNDWVPWWHTQCPLLLGNNPLPQLSDQTIHSTPNQKRRLYHRFYQALTSHWLSIECLALAKATVYPSRTSRNQWHKIISAQWYSRGHLNLREKLDILHVTVFVWEFLARKAFETIPLIPRLQEFRTRKVFLRPPSVIQAVILQNWPDPDSMCDLMEYFEHLTPEYTIQQAIAGDEHEGDEEPGNLVDENAGAWDMGLQDLEKCTHDYLRQVKTIPRATWRWYWPASLGGNFGKRPRLGHPGDGRLSISVLDRLFLCPETDNISHGRGSAPPDICIIFTR, encoded by the exons ATGGGGGATGCGCAGAAAGCCTCCAGACCTGGTCCAAATGTCCTGAGCCAAGTCCTCTTCCCAACTCACCCACATAAACTGTCTGACGAACAAGTTTGGGCAATTGTGTGTCGCTGGCACGGTATACGCTCGCCTTTTGCTCTGTACAGTGACCCCACCATCCACAACATATACTTGAACGACTGGGTCCCCTGGTGGCACACGCAATGCCCTTTACTTCTGGGCAACAACCCGCTTCCCCAACTATCTGACCAAACCATCCACAGCACCCCCAATCAAAAGCGTAGACTCTACCACAGATTCTACCAAGCGCTAACCTCCCATTGGCTCTCCATCGAATGCTTAGCCCTCGCGAAGGCAACGGTGTATCCAAGCCGCACGTCACGAAATCAATGGCATAAAATTATCTCCGCCCAGTGGTACAGTCGAGGTCATCTTAACCTAAGGGAGAAACTCGATATCCTGCACGTGACTGTCTTCGTGTGGGAGTTTTTAGCTCGCAAGGCCTTCGAGACGATCCCACTTATTCCACGGCTACAGGAATTTCGCACTCGGAAGGTCTTTCTCCGGCCTCCAAGTGTCATTCAGGCTGTCATTCTGCAGAACTGGCCCGACCCAGATTCGATGTGCGACCTGATGGAGTATTTTGAGCATTTGACACCCGAGTACACCATTCAACAGGCTATTGCTGGGGACGAGCATGAGGGGGATGAAGAACCTGGAAATTTAGTTGATGAGAATGCGGGAGCCTGGGACATGGGATTGCaggatctggagaaatgCACACATGATTACCTGCGACAAGTGAAAACCATACCCCGGGCTACATGGCGATGGTATTGGCCCGCCAGTTTGGGAGGAAACTTTGGCAAGCGCCCAAGGCTAGGTCATCCTGGCGATGGTAGATTGAGTATCAGTGTCTTGGATAGATTGTTCCTTTGTCCCGAGACAGAT AACATTAGCCATGGCCGGGGATCCGCGCCACCTGACATATGCATCATCTTTACACGGTAA
- a CDS encoding nuclear transport factor 2 family protein (predicted protein) produces the protein MAASQNAILTRDQLAGLPQSFFNAVDRKDLDAVVSHFSQDAIFTIKTAQVTFTGPDEIRHSFADFFNNTKHMLHDIKSIVVDEINGKVATQQRYTGELLDGTKNEMHTCNFFDVGPNGKFTRVVVFMTGASPLK, from the coding sequence ATGGCTGCCTCGCAGAACGCGATCCTGACCCGCGATCAGCTGGCGGGGTTACCgcaaagcttcttcaatgcgGTGGACAGAAAGGACCTCGATGCTGTAGTATCGCACTTCTCACAAGACGCGATATTCACCATTAAGACGGCTCAGGTCACATTCACGGGTCCGGACGAGATCCGCCATTCCTTCGCCGACTTCTTTAATAACACCAAGCACATGCTCCATGACATCAAGAGTATTGTCGTCGATGAGATAAATGGAAAGGTCGCAACTCAACAGCGCTATACCGGCGAATTGTTAGACGGGACGAAGAACGAGATGCACACTTGCAATTTCTTTGATGTTGGGCCTAATGGGAAATTCACTCGTGTGGTTGTTTTTATGACTGGTGCGAGCCCGTTGAAATAG